A region of Allocoleopsis franciscana PCC 7113 DNA encodes the following proteins:
- a CDS encoding peptidoglycan-binding protein: MEILAYTHWSLNHEQADHLEPEADEWKFFQGLNWKPRSSAWIGLISSMMALLILSVASSAMAAFVRTNGSPLNIRTSPGGRVVGSLPNGTFISLNGRASGGWSQLSSGNWAYSRWISSSGGSGGGGGGAPGVLAYVRTEGGSLHVRSSPGGRIVGSLPNGTSISLNGRSSGGWSQLSNGNWVYSRWISSSGGSAGGGGGTPSGTLQRDSSGQPVTNLQTRLKALGFYTAPVTGYYGDLTEAAVRDFQRSRGIQVNGIAGPQTQSALYSTTAGGSAGGGGGSPSTLLQRGSRGSSVTNLQNRLKALGLFTGPVTGYYGELTEAAVRNFQRSRGIQVNGIAGPQTTAALYGTNSGSVGGGGAPSTTLQRGSSGSAVNNLQNRLKTLGFYTASVTGYYGDVTEAAVRDFQRSRGIQVNGIAGSQTQAALYSGSSVTY, translated from the coding sequence ATGGAAATCCTTGCATACACTCATTGGTCGCTCAATCACGAACAGGCAGATCACCTCGAACCAGAAGCTGACGAGTGGAAATTCTTCCAGGGACTGAACTGGAAGCCACGTAGTTCAGCTTGGATTGGGTTAATTTCCTCAATGATGGCGCTGCTCATTTTAAGCGTCGCTAGTAGCGCGATGGCGGCTTTCGTAAGAACCAACGGCAGTCCTCTCAATATTCGCACCAGCCCTGGTGGTAGAGTAGTTGGCAGCTTACCCAACGGCACATTCATCTCCCTCAATGGTCGCGCTTCCGGGGGGTGGAGTCAGCTTTCTAGTGGAAACTGGGCTTATAGTCGCTGGATTAGTAGTAGCGGTGGCAGTGGCGGCGGCGGTGGGGGTGCTCCCGGTGTCCTGGCTTATGTCCGCACTGAAGGTGGTTCGCTCCATGTCCGCTCTAGCCCCGGTGGTAGGATTGTTGGCAGCTTACCCAATGGTACCAGCATCTCCCTCAATGGTCGGTCTTCAGGGGGTTGGAGTCAGCTTTCTAATGGAAACTGGGTTTATAGCCGCTGGATTAGTAGTAGCGGCGGCAGTGCAGGCGGCGGGGGGGGTACACCCTCCGGTACTTTACAACGCGATAGTAGTGGGCAACCCGTCACCAACCTGCAAACTCGCTTGAAAGCCCTTGGTTTTTACACCGCCCCAGTCACCGGCTATTATGGCGACTTAACCGAAGCAGCGGTGAGAGACTTTCAGCGATCGCGGGGCATCCAAGTCAATGGAATTGCTGGCCCCCAGACCCAATCCGCCTTGTATAGTACCACTGCTGGTGGCAGTGCGGGGGGGGGTGGGGGTTCCCCCTCAACTCTTTTGCAACGCGGTAGCCGGGGTTCAAGCGTTACCAACCTGCAAAATCGGCTGAAAGCCCTTGGTTTGTTTACAGGACCCGTCACGGGCTATTATGGCGAGTTAACCGAAGCGGCGGTGAGAAACTTTCAGCGATCGCGGGGCATCCAAGTTAACGGCATTGCTGGCCCCCAAACTACTGCCGCTTTGTATGGAACCAATAGTGGCAGTGTCGGCGGCGGCGGTGCCCCCTCAACTACCTTGCAACGTGGCAGTAGTGGTTCAGCCGTCAACAACCTGCAAAATCGTCTGAAAACCCTTGGGTTCTATACCGCTTCAGTCACCGGGTATTATGGGGACGTAACCGAAGCGGCGGTGAGAGACTTTCAGCGATCGCGGGGCATCCAAGTTAACGGCATTGCTGGCTCCCAAACCCAAGCGGCTTTGTATAGTGGAAGCAGCGTAACCTATTAA
- a CDS encoding MFS transporter, with amino-acid sequence MSLDSKNKTTRTVILLTIIFLAIELLDELVDGVGGAAYPLIRTDLHLSYMQVGLLLTIPNTISSLIEPILGILGDLGQRRQLILGGGVAFAFALLLISLSHHFFGLLAAFVLFYPASGSFVNLSQATLMDIEPTRHEQNMARWTLAGSVGNVLGPLALAGAIGLNQSWRSVFLILAVLTVLVVGILWKYPIVTLTASSQVEQPIRSFNDGIRQAINSLKRRNVIRWLTLLQCSDLMLDVLRGFLALYFVDVVGASNTQASFAITVWLGFGLLGDFLLIPLLERVQGLAYLRLSAMIVLCLYPAFLVVPNIDVKLIILGLLGFLNAGWYSILQGRLYTAMPGQSGTVMTLNNLAGFVGGLAPFVLGWVAQQYGLPQTMWMLLIAPIALLIGLFKVE; translated from the coding sequence ATGTCATTGGATAGTAAAAACAAAACGACCAGGACTGTCATTTTATTAACGATTATCTTCCTGGCGATTGAGTTATTAGACGAGCTTGTGGATGGAGTGGGGGGTGCAGCTTATCCGTTGATTCGGACGGATTTGCATCTTTCATATATGCAAGTGGGACTGTTGCTGACCATACCCAATACAATCAGCAGCCTGATAGAGCCAATTCTGGGTATTTTAGGAGATTTGGGTCAGCGACGGCAATTGATTTTGGGGGGAGGCGTTGCTTTTGCTTTTGCATTATTGCTCATTTCCCTCAGTCATCACTTTTTTGGGTTATTAGCCGCGTTTGTGCTGTTTTATCCCGCCTCTGGCTCCTTTGTCAATCTTTCCCAGGCGACGTTGATGGACATCGAACCAACGCGCCACGAGCAAAACATGGCACGTTGGACATTGGCGGGTTCGGTTGGTAATGTCCTTGGACCTTTGGCTTTAGCGGGTGCTATAGGATTAAATCAAAGTTGGCGGAGTGTGTTTTTAATCTTGGCGGTACTAACGGTATTAGTGGTAGGAATCTTGTGGAAGTATCCAATCGTAACTCTAACCGCCTCATCTCAAGTTGAGCAGCCTATACGAAGTTTCAACGATGGTATCCGTCAAGCTATCAACAGCTTAAAACGACGCAACGTAATTCGTTGGTTAACGTTGTTGCAATGTTCAGATTTAATGTTGGATGTTCTGCGTGGTTTTTTAGCCCTGTATTTTGTTGATGTCGTGGGTGCAAGCAACACACAGGCGAGTTTTGCTATCACCGTATGGTTGGGGTTTGGCTTACTTGGAGATTTTCTCCTGATTCCCTTACTTGAACGAGTGCAAGGACTCGCTTATTTGAGGTTGAGTGCAATGATTGTTTTGTGTCTTTACCCGGCTTTTTTGGTTGTGCCTAATATTGATGTTAAGTTAATCATTCTCGGCTTGCTGGGGTTCCTGAATGCAGGTTGGTACTCTATTCTTCAGGGGCGATTGTACACAGCGATGCCAGGGCAGAGTGGTACCGTCATGACGCTCAACAACCTGGCGGGTTTCGTGGGTGGTTTAGCTCCGTTTGTACTGGGTTGGGTTGCTCAACAGTATGGTTTGCCACAAACAATGTGGATGCTACTCATAGCACCCATCGCCTTACTCATTGGGCTTTTTAAGGTTGAATGA
- a CDS encoding DUF2927 domain-containing protein has protein sequence MSQRNPFVLVVNSAICSLISGLVLSTYQLPNYAKWLDTPPTTVNPVSAAQASFHQAAVEQSLPSRSYTTTQINYFLEVALKSEYADSEPTIKKWDRDINIKVIGSPTPEDLKTLQTVIDELNTLVSGIRLQVVSQAGHSIQDISSHKPRDLVNNPNIEIYFVPESKFFQYEPNYQPLNYGFFWGWWNDNHAIDRSRVLISTDGVTQQERSHLIREELTQSLGLMEDSYQYSDSIFYQGWTDTNQYTEIDKAVIEMLYRPEIQPGMTQSQVLEVFRTLNARK, from the coding sequence ATGTCCCAGCGAAATCCTTTTGTTTTAGTCGTCAATTCAGCGATTTGTAGCCTGATAAGTGGTTTGGTGCTATCCACTTATCAGCTACCTAATTATGCTAAGTGGTTAGACACACCGCCAACGACTGTAAATCCCGTGAGTGCTGCTCAAGCTAGCTTCCACCAAGCGGCTGTAGAGCAATCATTACCCAGTAGAAGTTATACAACGACTCAAATTAATTATTTTTTAGAAGTGGCTCTTAAAAGTGAGTATGCCGACTCAGAGCCAACAATTAAAAAATGGGACAGAGATATTAATATCAAAGTGATTGGCTCACCCACGCCGGAAGACCTCAAGACGTTGCAAACGGTTATTGATGAACTCAATACTTTAGTATCAGGAATTCGGTTGCAAGTGGTGAGCCAAGCAGGGCATTCTATTCAAGACATTTCATCCCACAAACCTCGCGATCTCGTTAATAATCCCAATATAGAAATTTACTTTGTTCCGGAATCAAAATTTTTTCAATATGAGCCTAACTACCAGCCTCTCAATTATGGTTTTTTCTGGGGTTGGTGGAATGATAATCATGCCATAGATCGGTCGAGGGTTTTAATTTCTACGGATGGAGTCACTCAGCAAGAACGTTCCCATTTGATTCGAGAAGAACTAACCCAATCTTTGGGACTGATGGAGGATTCCTATCAATACAGCGATAGTATCTTTTATCAAGGCTGGACAGACACCAATCAATATACCGAGATTGATAAAGCTGTGATCGAAATGCTGTATCGACCCGAAATTCAGCCCGGTATGACTCAATCTCAAGTTCTAGAGGTTTTCCGAACCCTCAACGCCAGAAAATAG
- a CDS encoding DUF2235 domain-containing protein has translation MKRLIVCCDGTWQQLTSPCPTNVVKIAQAIQPFASDGTPQILYYEEGVGTENEADKLFGGAFGKGIDDNIQDAYRFLCLNYVEGDEIYLFGFSRGAYTVRSLAGLIYNSGLLRRYHIRQVPKAYELYTSRGSKPSSEEAVEFRNNYGDRVPITLLGCWDTVGSLGIPDLTPFLHLDQRINNKYRFHDTQLNPMIKNALHAVAIDEARKVFDVTPMVKDPDAEEQVLHQIWFPGDHGCVGGGLKEHSQLSDTALKWMIDSVGSLGLGLEFDLSHINPTVDPDSCCDFHIVAKSLISKAALLAGFKLRDVGDKFEDLHESVILRWKKRSDYRPENLKKYLAKLEL, from the coding sequence ATGAAACGCCTGATCGTTTGCTGTGATGGAACTTGGCAACAGTTAACCAGTCCTTGTCCAACCAATGTCGTTAAAATTGCACAAGCGATTCAACCGTTCGCGAGTGATGGAACTCCTCAAATCCTCTACTATGAGGAGGGCGTTGGTACGGAAAATGAAGCAGACAAGCTTTTCGGCGGCGCTTTTGGCAAAGGAATTGACGACAATATCCAAGATGCCTATCGTTTTCTTTGCCTTAACTATGTTGAGGGAGATGAGATCTACCTCTTTGGCTTCAGTCGCGGTGCTTATACGGTCAGGAGTCTGGCTGGACTCATTTATAATTCGGGTCTGCTCAGACGTTACCACATCCGCCAAGTGCCAAAAGCTTATGAACTTTACACCAGCCGGGGCAGCAAACCCAGTAGCGAGGAAGCTGTAGAGTTCCGGAACAACTATGGCGATCGCGTCCCGATTACCCTTTTAGGTTGCTGGGATACAGTGGGTTCTTTGGGAATTCCCGATTTAACACCTTTCCTGCACCTAGATCAACGGATTAATAATAAATATAGATTTCACGACACGCAGCTTAATCCCATGATTAAAAACGCCCTCCATGCGGTGGCGATTGATGAGGCGCGTAAAGTCTTCGATGTGACGCCGATGGTAAAAGACCCGGATGCGGAAGAACAAGTTCTACATCAAATCTGGTTTCCAGGAGATCATGGCTGTGTCGGCGGCGGGTTGAAGGAGCATAGTCAGTTATCGGATACTGCCTTGAAGTGGATGATTGATTCCGTTGGCTCCCTAGGGTTGGGTCTGGAGTTCGATCTCAGCCATATTAACCCGACGGTTGACCCTGATTCTTGCTGCGATTTTCATATTGTTGCCAAGAGTCTTATTAGTAAGGCGGCCCTATTGGCAGGTTTCAAACTCCGGGATGTTGGCGATAAGTTTGAAGACTTGCATGAAAGTGTCATACTTCGCTGGAAAAAGCGCTCGGACTACCGACCCGAAAACTTGAAAAAGTACCTCGCTAAACTGGAACTCTAA